The Cytobacillus sp. NJ13 sequence GGATCAGCTCCAGTCTGTCCAGTCGGCAGTGGACCAATATCAGGAAGCAAATGGAGGCCTTCTGCCGATTAAAACCAAGGATCAGACAACCCCTATTTATCAAAAGTATCCAATTGACTTTAAGAAAATTGCCCCGGAATATATGGCAGAGCCGCCTGGGAATGCCTTTGAATCAGGCGGAGTTTTTCAATATGTGATCGTTGATGCTGAAACAGATCCGAAAGTGAAGATTTTTGATTTAAGAATTGCTGAAACCATTAGAGATATTAACCTGAGGGTTAAGGCTCATGGGTTCCCGCCATATAAAGAGCAGATTGCTGAAAATGTCTTTACAATGGATTTCAAAAAGTTAGGGTTTAAGGAAGAACCTAAAGCCCTCAGTCCATACAGCGGCCAGAGCCTCCCGTATGTCGTTACCGGCAATGCAGAGGTATATGTGGATTATCGGGCTGATTTATATCAGGCATTGGAAAATAAGGAAAACAAGCCTAAACCTGGAGAAGATATTAGAGATCTTCTTGTGGAGGATTCTGATTTTGTTCCCGCCTATTCTCTGCCTTATACAATTGATCCAGGCACGAATGATCCAATCTTTTTGGTGAAATAGTCATAACCCTTCTCCTGCAAAATATATTGTAGGAGAAGGGTTATTTTTTTATATATTTTTATAACCACTCTTCAACTATTGACTATAAGCATAAAGGCAAAGAAATAAAGAAGTAAGGGGAGATAGTAAATAAAAAAGGAATTTTGGAATGGCCAGCTGTCCATTTCATACTGTCATAGGATTGGAGATTTCCAGCTGGGCTGGCAGGTGCAATGTACATTCCTGATAGGGGGTAAAAATTTTAAAAAACTGTCATAACAATGTAGGACAACATCATACACATATAATGTCCAAACATAATAGATAGGATAATATTATCCCATTAACTCAAGATTTCAGGAGGGGATCACTTGGAAAAGGTTGATATTTTTAAAGATATTGCCGAAAGAACTGGCGGCGATATATATTTTGGAGTAGTTGGTGCAGTTCGCACAGGCAAATCTACATTTATAAAAAAGTTTATGGAACTAGTTGTACTGCCAAATATGGAGAACGAAGCAGAACGTGCCCGCACTCAGGATGAGCTTCCTCAAAGTGCTGCCGGCAAGACAATTATGACAACGGAACCGAAATTTGTCCCTAACCAGGCTGCTACAGTACATGTTGCAGAAGGGCTGAATGTAAATATCAGGCTCGTGGACTGTGTGGGATATACAGTACCGGGGGCGAAAGGCTATGAAGACGAAAACGGCCCTAGAATGATCAATACACCTTGGTATGAAGAGCCGATTCCTTTTCATGAAGCTGCTGAAATAGGAACAAGAAAGGTGATTCAGGAGCATTCAACTATCGGAGTGGTGATTACAACTGACGGAACAATTGGAGAAATCCCGCGGGCGAATTACCTGGAAGCCGAAGAAAGGGTTATTGCGGAGTTAAAAGAAGTTGGCAAGCCATTTATCATGATCATTAACAGTGTCCAGCCTCACCACCCAAATACGGATGCACTGAGAAATGATCTCGCTGAAAAATACGATATCCCTGTCCTGGCCATGAGTGTTGAGGGCATGAGGGAATCAGATGTACTAAACGTTATGCGTGAAGCTCTTTATGAGTTCCCGGTACTGGAAGTCAATGTAAATCTTCCGAGCTGGGTAATGGTGCTGCATGAAGATCACTGGCTTCGTGAAAGCTATCAGGAAGCTGTTAAAGAAACGGTTAAGGATATAAAGAGGCTAAGAGATGTCGACCGTGTGGTCCATCAATTCAGCGACTTTGAATTCATTGACCGGGCAGGCCTTGCAGGAATTGAAATGGGGCAGGGAGTAGCCGAAATTGACTTATATGCGCCAGACGATCTTTATGATGAGGTCCTTAAAGAGATAGTGGGTGTTGAAATCCGCGGAAAAGACCACTTGCTCGAGCTCATGCAGGAATTTGCCCATGCTAAAGCAGAGTATGACCAAATTTCCGATGCGCTGAGAATGGTGAAGCAAACCGGATACGGCATTGCTGCTCCTTCGCTTGCTGATATGAGCCTCGATGAACCGGAGATTACACGCCATGGATCTCGTTTTGGTGTAAGACTAAAAGCCGTTGCTCCATCCATTCATATGATTAAAGTAGATGTGGAATCTGAATTCTCACCTATCATCGGAACAGAAAAGCAAAGTGAAGAACTGGTCCGCTACCTGATGCAGGACTTTGAAGACGATCCGCTTTCAATCTGGAATTCCGACATCTTTGGACGCAGCCTAAGCTCCATCGTAAGAGAAGGAATTCAGGCCAAACTCTCCCTAATGCCTGAAAATGCAAGATACAAATTGAAAGAAACATTAGAAAGAATCATCAACGAAGGCTCTGGCGGATTAATTGCGATAATTCTTTAATGAAGGCTCCTTTTGGAGTCTTTTTTTATTTTTTACCCTGCGGTATCCATAATAGTGTTTTAAAACGCTCCATTAGGGTAATAAAAACAGGTCAACTTATTACAAATATGTTGCAAAGAAGAAAAGATTCCCATTAAATCATGAAATATTCTTGATAACAGCATTTGATTGTGATAATCTTTTAACAGAATTACCGTTATGGCGGCCGAAACCCTTATATTTAAAGGGTTTATAATGATTTTTGGATTGAAAAATTTCAATTTATCATTTATTATAGGGCTTGTTAAACAAAAAAACGCCATAACGTATAGAATTCAGTAATTTTGTTTACAAATGTATGTAAGGAATCTTATTTTACTGGGTTTTATCCATATTTGGGAGGAGGTGAAAGGCATGAACAAAACAGAACTAATTAACGCAGTTGCTGAAGCTGGCGAACTTTCTAAAAAAGACGCGACTAAAGCAGTTGATGCTGTTTTCGATACAATCCTTGATGCTTTGAAAAATGGTGATAAGGTACAACTAATCGGTTTCGGAAACTTTGAAGTTCGCGAGCGTGCTGCCCGTAAAGGACGCAACCCGCAAACTGGCGAAGAAATCGAAATCGCTGCAAGCAAAGTTCCTGCTTTCAAACCAGGTAAAGCGCTTAAAGATGCAGTTAAATAATCTACATACAAGTGCTTAAAGCTTATGCTTGAGCTAAAAACCGCGAATATTCGCGGTTTTTTCTTTTTTATCCGATCTGAAATCGCGCTGACCCCAGGGGAAAGAGCTGTTTATTTATATTAGTGAAAAACACGGAAGTTTCGTTTTGCCTGAATGAAAGGGTTATGCTAATATGAACATATTATTACCACAGTGTTAATACATAGGAGGCATAATTATGGCAGAAGTAAATCGTGCCCAGATAGAAGATGCGGTGCGTTTAATATTAGAGGCAATCGGTGAAGACCCGAATCGTGAAGGACTTATGGATACGCCAAAGCGAGTCGCAAAAATGTATGAAGAAGTTTTTATGGGGCTTAACCAGGATCCTAAAGAATACTTTGAAACAGTATTTGGAGAAGATCATGAAGAACTTGTTTTAGTTAAAGATATTCCATTTTACTCTATGTGTGAACATCACCTTGTGCCTTTTTTTGGTGTTGCTCATGTAGCTTACATCCCGAGGGGCGGCAGAGTT is a genomic window containing:
- the spoIVA gene encoding stage IV sporulation protein A, producing the protein MEKVDIFKDIAERTGGDIYFGVVGAVRTGKSTFIKKFMELVVLPNMENEAERARTQDELPQSAAGKTIMTTEPKFVPNQAATVHVAEGLNVNIRLVDCVGYTVPGAKGYEDENGPRMINTPWYEEPIPFHEAAEIGTRKVIQEHSTIGVVITTDGTIGEIPRANYLEAEERVIAELKEVGKPFIMIINSVQPHHPNTDALRNDLAEKYDIPVLAMSVEGMRESDVLNVMREALYEFPVLEVNVNLPSWVMVLHEDHWLRESYQEAVKETVKDIKRLRDVDRVVHQFSDFEFIDRAGLAGIEMGQGVAEIDLYAPDDLYDEVLKEIVGVEIRGKDHLLELMQEFAHAKAEYDQISDALRMVKQTGYGIAAPSLADMSLDEPEITRHGSRFGVRLKAVAPSIHMIKVDVESEFSPIIGTEKQSEELVRYLMQDFEDDPLSIWNSDIFGRSLSSIVREGIQAKLSLMPENARYKLKETLERIINEGSGGLIAIIL
- the hbs gene encoding non-specific DNA-binding protein Hbs, whose translation is MNKTELINAVAEAGELSKKDATKAVDAVFDTILDALKNGDKVQLIGFGNFEVRERAARKGRNPQTGEEIEIAASKVPAFKPGKALKDAVK
- the folE gene encoding GTP cyclohydrolase I FolE codes for the protein MAEVNRAQIEDAVRLILEAIGEDPNREGLMDTPKRVAKMYEEVFMGLNQDPKEYFETVFGEDHEELVLVKDIPFYSMCEHHLVPFFGVAHVAYIPRGGRVTGLSKLARAVEAVAKRPQLQERITSTVANSILEKLEPHGVMVIVEAEHMCMTMRGVKKPGSKTVTSAVRGVFAEDARARAEVLSLIKQ